In the Telopea speciosissima isolate NSW1024214 ecotype Mountain lineage chromosome 2, Tspe_v1, whole genome shotgun sequence genome, one interval contains:
- the LOC122650676 gene encoding uncharacterized protein LOC122650676, which yields MVNMDELMGSLLTHEVELNEDNKWAEMKEPKRKTIALKAANSSDDEMDEDENLSISEQEMSLIPKNFQKFFKRKGRKFFNKLQTSRENKGKYISKDKRSLSNRKDIVYYECRKPGHFKTECPKGQDKKKAYVTEISWDSDEEQEEDQSEEETTNLALMAHEKENELEVNSDFFSSNSNSIDYIDTNDINEDDIERGFEALYEASQKLEASNSTLEK from the coding sequence ATGGTCAATATGGATGAGCTTATGGGATCTCTCCTAACTCATGAAGTTGAGTTAAATGAAGATAACAAGTGGGCAGAGATGAAGGAGCCAAAGAGAAAGACTATTGCACTAAAAGCTGCAaactcctctgatgatgaaatGGATGAAGATGAAAATCTGAGTATATCAGAACAGGAGATGTCTCTAATCCCTAAGAACTTccaaaaattcttcaaaaggaaaggaagaaagttCTTCAACAAATTACAAACATCAAGAGAGAACAAAGGTAAATACATCTCTAAGGATAAACGTTCTTTGTCTAACAGAAAAGATATAGTTTATTATGAATGCAGAAAGCCTGGTCACTTCAAAACTGAGTGTCCAAAGGGTCAAGACAAGAAGAAAGCCTATGTCACTGAAATATCATGGGATTCggatgaagaacaagaagaagatcaatCCGAAGAAGAAACCACAAACCTAGCACTAATGgctcatgaaaaagaaaatgaattagAGGTAAATTCTGACTTTTTTAGTTCAAATAGcaattcaattgattatattgATACAAATGATATAAATGAAGATGATATAGAAAGAGgctttgaagctctctatgaggcaagCCAAAAGCTTGAGGCTTCCAACTCTACATTAGAAAAATAA
- the LOC122650677 gene encoding uncharacterized protein LOC122650677: MVSEEFEEISFSYMPRDSNRFVDVLATLASMVEMEFGTKVHPFSIELRHQPTYANHIHALAIDGRPWYANVTDFIREGRYPKDAIAKEKRFLRRYAAQFVLLEDIFYKKVIRWSTIVVC; encoded by the coding sequence ATGGTATCTGAGGAATTCGAAGAGATCTCCTTCTCCTATATGCCAAGGGATAGTAATCGGTTCGTGGATGTGCTAGCAACCCTAGCATCCATGGTTGAGATGGAATTTGGAACAAAGGTACATCCGTTCTCAATTGAGTTAAGACATCAACCAACATATGCCAATCACATTCATGCTTTAGCGATTGATGGAAGACCATGGTATGCAAATGTTACTGATTTCATAAGGGAAGGGCGATACCCTAAGGATGCCATAGCCAAGGAGAAACGTTTCTTGAGGAGATACGCAGCTCAATTTGTGCTACTTGaggacattttctacaaaaaggtCATACGATGGAGTACAATTGTTgtgtgttga